Within the Nitrospira sp. genome, the region CTGACCCCTTCGTTCGACCGCTACCTCGCCTGTGCGCCGTCCTCGACCCTTACCTTTTTCAAGATCATGGAAGAGCGGCAAGGGGTTCGCCTTCTGGCTCAAGACGGGGATGACCTCGGGGCACGGATGAGCCATGCCGCCAACAGTCTGTTCGCTCGAGGCTACGCTCGGGTCGTGGTCGTCGGCACTGACACCCCCACGCTTCCGATCGAACGCTACCGACAGGCTTTCGCGGTACTGGATCAGCACGACGTGGTGTTGGGCCCGTCCGTCGACGGGGGGTATTATCTCATCGGCCTGCGTCGGCCGGCGCCCGCTTTGTTTACCGAGATCCCTTGGTCGACCGAACGAGTCCTTGCCTTGACCCGGGAGAAAGCCGACACTCTCGGATTGACGCAGGCTCTGCTGGAACCATGGCGCGACGTCGATACGATCGACGATTTGCGCGCGCTCATCGACGACTATATCGCCGACGCCAAGCGACCAAAGTCGGGGCGCGCCTTTTCGCAGCGTACAGCAGGAGTTTTACAACTGCTCGCGAAACGACTACAGTCGAGAGCCTAAAAGGACGAGTCATGGACAAGCACGTGGCATTGATCACCGGCGGCGCCAAGGGCATTGGCCGCGGGATTGCCCTCGACCTGGCCGATCAGAAGTGGAACGTGGCGATTTGCTACCGCACGAGCGAACGGGCGGCCGCGGACACGGCGGCAGCCATCACTTCACGAGGCGGCGAAGCACTCGCGGTCCGCAGCGATGTGTCCGACGCGGTCGCGGCCAGGGACCTGGTGGCACAGGTGGAGCGAAAATGGGGCCGCATCGACGCGTTGATCAATGCCGCCGGCCCCTATCATCGAGTCAACTTGTTCGACGAGTCCGTTGAAGGTTGGAAGGACATGTTCGACGGCAATCTGCATCCGATTTTCTATCTTGCGCAAGCCGTGGCGCCCGGCATGAAGGCAAGGAAGTCGGGCCGCATCGTGAGCTTCAGTATGGCCAATGCCGACCAGATGGTCGCGCAGCCTGACGTGACCGCGCACTACATCGCAAAAGCGGGCGTGCTAATTCTGACCCGGACGCTCGCGAAACTGCTGGCCCCTCATGGCATCACGGTGAATGCCGTTGCGCCCGGCTTTATTGATTCCGGCAGCGCCCCTCCGGGGGAACTGGCCGGAATGACGAAGCGAATACCGGCGGGATACATCGGGTCCGTCGACGATACGGTCGCGGCCGTCCGATATTTGCTGAGTCCCGAGGCCCGCTACGTCAACGGGGCCAACATTCACATCAGCGGTGCCTGGGG harbors:
- a CDS encoding beta-ketoacyl-ACP reductase, with product MDKHVALITGGAKGIGRGIALDLADQKWNVAICYRTSERAAADTAAAITSRGGEALAVRSDVSDAVAARDLVAQVERKWGRIDALINAAGPYHRVNLFDESVEGWKDMFDGNLHPIFYLAQAVAPGMKARKSGRIVSFSMANADQMVAQPDVTAHYIAKAGVLILTRTLAKLLAPHGITVNAVAPGFIDSGSAPPGELAGMTKRIPAGYIGSVDDTVAAVRYLLSPEARYVNGANIHISGAWGI